The following proteins are co-located in the Eublepharis macularius isolate TG4126 chromosome 5, MPM_Emac_v1.0, whole genome shotgun sequence genome:
- the ZNF281 gene encoding zinc finger protein 281 — protein MKLGSGFLGGGGGSSKRAAMEPAFPPGMVMFNHRLPPVTSFTRPAAPPQHCGLTPASAAAASSSSSSASSSSSSSTVTTATAAEPPAPPSHPQGMTFKKEPAGGFPLSAPSSSSSASSSVSSSSSSQRSPWGFFQSLVNIKQEKPSDQEEEEHHHHHHHLHHYGGLFGIAGEERHPALGGAAVSGGVDGAGQSVIQDLSLFHHLHHHPHRGDLLLGIRSGSEMGPACLDEPKHDAQARKMKRPKSESQGIKAKRKPSASSKPLVAGDGEAAMLSPSQKPHVCEHCSAAFRSSYHLRRHVLIHTGERPFQCSQCSMGFIQKYLLQRHEKIHSREKPFGCDQCSMKFIQKYHMERHKRTHSGEKPYKCETCQQYFSRTDRLLKHRRTCGEAIGKAGAGLDPGPSNHSMGNLSVLSQGNTGSSRRKSKAKSVSTENKEHKPCHKISESQIASNVTLQNYAVEIPIVSSSGGLIGPGIEELQKKVPKLVFKKGNRKGTDKSYLNFVSPLPDLLGQKQLSGKPSGSLGLVANTSIDAIGLLQAAGGKPGQIGSNYDDAMQFSKKRRYLQTASSNSAFSINVGHMASQPSVIQSAGVSVMDSETPLSLIDSSSLNADIKSCHDKSGIPDEVLQSLLEQYSHKSEGQKEDPFSITEQRVDLHASGEHTEMVQEENLSPSSQTSSDKASMLQEYSKYLQQAFERTTNSTGFAFGPSFQFVSLSSSLHNHTLFQDKQIYTTSPLECGFSQSVTSVLPSALPKPPFGMLLGSQPGFYLSALEATHQQLTPSQELDDLIDSQKNIDASSGYQSTPQKLNSQKEQKNLESSTSFPIPSQELANQIDPQKDLEHRATYQIETFAQAFGSQFKTGSRVPMTFIANSNGEVDHRVRTSVSDFSGYTNIMSDVSEPCSTRVKTPTSQSYR, from the coding sequence ATGAAACTCGGCAGCGGCTTcttgggcggcggcggcggctcctccAAAAGGGCGGCGATGGAGCCCGCCTTCCCCCCCGGCATGGTCATGTTCAACCACCGCCTGCCGCCGGTCACCAGCTTCACCCGCCCGGCCGCGCCCCCCCAGCACTGTGGGCTGACGCCGGCCtcggccgccgccgcctcctcgtCTTCCTCCTccgcctcttcctcttcttcctcttctaccGTGACTACCGCAACGGCCGCcgagccccccgccccgccttcccACCCTCAGGGCATGACTTTCAAGAAAGAACCGGCCGGGGGCTTCCCTCTCAgcgccccctcctcttcctcctccgccTCTTCATcggtctcttcctcctcctcctcccagagaaGCCCTTGGGGGTTCTTCCAGTCCCTGGTGAACATCAAGCAAGAGAAGCCCAGCGaccaggaggaagaggagcatcaccaccaccaccaccacctccatcaCTATGGAGGCCTGTTTGGAATAGCCGGGGAGGAGCGGCACCCAGCTCTTGGTGGCGCTGCTGTCAGCGGAGGAGTGGACGGGGCGGGCCAGAGTGTCATCCAGGACCTCAGCCTTTTCCACCACTTGCACCATCATCCTCACCGAGGAGATTTGCTGCTGGGCATCAGGAGTGGCAGTGAGATGGGGCCTGCCTGTTTGGATGAGCCCAAGCATGATGCCCAGGCCAGGAAGATGAAGAGGCCAAAGTCGGAATCTCAGGGAATCAAAGCCAAGCGGAAGCCGAGTGCATCATCCAAGCCCCTTGTGGCTGGAGATGGAGAAGCCGCCATGCTGTCCCCTAGCCAGAAACCTCATGTCTGTGAACACTGCAGTGCTGCTTTTAGGAGCTCTTATCATCTGCGCAGGCACGTGCTTATCCATACTGGCGAGAGGCCTTTCCAGTGTAGCCAGTGCAGCATGGGTTTCATTCAGAAGTATTTGCTACAGAGACACGAAAAGATCCACAGCAGGGAGAAACCATTTGGGTGCGACCAGTGCAGTATGAAGTTCATCCAGAAGTATCACATGGAGAGACACAAGAGGACGCACAGCGGAGAAAAGCCATACAAATGTGAAACCTGTCAGCAGTATTTTTCAAGAACTGATAGACTCTTGAAGCACAGACGTACGTGCGGAGAAGCCATAGGGAAAGCAGGTGCTGGATTGGATCCTGGGCCATCAAACCATAGCATGGGCAACTTGTCTGTGTTGTCTCAGGGAAATACAGGTTCATCAAGgagaaaaagcaaagcaaaaagtgTATCTACTGAAAACAAAGAACACAAACCTTGTCATAAAATATCTGAGTCTCAGATTGCATCTAATGTGACCTTGCAGAATTATGCGGTGGAGATTCCTATAGTGTCTTCCAGTGGTGGTTTAATTGGCCCTGGGATAGAAGAGCTGCAGAAAAAGGTGCCAAAATTAgtgtttaaaaaaggaaacaggaaaggtACAGACAAGAGTTATCTTAATTTTGTGTCACCATTACCAGACCTTCTTGGTCAGAAACAGTTGTCAGGAAAACCAAGTGGCTCTCTTGGCTTAGTTGCAAATACCAGTATAGATGCTATTGGTCTTCTCCAGGCTGCAGGTGGTAAACCAGGTCAAATAGGTAGCAATTATGATGATGCCATGCAATTTTCAAAGAAAAGAAGATATTTACAAACTGCCAGCAGTAACAGTGCCTTTTCTATAAATGTTGGGCATATGGCCTCCCAACCGTCTGTTATTCAGTCTGCAGGTGTCAGTGTTATGGACAGTGAAACCCCATTATCTCTTATTGACTCATCATCTCTAAATGCTGACATCAAATCTTGTCATGACAAATCTGGTATTCCTGATGAAGTCTTGCAAAGTCTTCTAGAGCAGTACTCTCACAAGTCAGAAGGACAGAAAGAAGATCCCTTCAGCATCACTGAACAGCGAGTGGACTTGCATGCCTCAGGAGAACATACAGAGATGGTTCAAGAAGAGAACCTGAGTCCCAGCTCTCAAACTTCAAGTGACAAAGCAAGCATGTTGCAAGAATACTCAAAATACCTCCAGCAGGCTTTTGAAAGAACAACCAATAGCACTGGTTTTGCTTTTGGACCTAGCTTCCAATTTGTAAGTTTGTCTTCAAGCCTTCATAACCATACTTTGTTTCAAGACAAACAAATATACACTACATCTCCACTTGAGTGTGGTTTCAGCCAATCTGTTACCTCAGTGTTGCCATCTGCATTGCCAAAGCCTCCTTTTGGGATGTTGCTCGGATCTCAGCCTGGTTTTTATTTATCTGCTTTGGAGGCAACCCATCAACAGTTGACTCCTTCACAAGAACTAGATGATCTGATAGACTCTCAGAAAAACATAGATGCGTCATCAGGCTATCAGTCTACACCTCAAAAGTTGAATAGCCAGAAGGAACAAAAAAACTTGGAATCTTCAACAAGCTTTCCAATACCATCTCAGGAGCTAGCTAACCAGATAGATCCTCAGAAGGACCTAGAGCATAGAGCAACATACCAGATAGAGACCTTTGCACAAGCATTTGGTTCTCAGTTTAAGACGGGCAGCAGGGTGCCAATGACTTTTATTGCTAACTCTAATGGGGAAGTGGACCATAGAGTAAGGACTTCAGTATCAGATTTCTCAGGGTATACAAATATAATGTCTGATGTAAGTGAGCCATGTAGTACAAGAGTAAAGACCCCAACTAGCCAAAGTTATCGGTAA